One genomic window of Quercus robur chromosome 6, dhQueRobu3.1, whole genome shotgun sequence includes the following:
- the LOC126733318 gene encoding G-type lectin S-receptor-like serine/threonine-protein kinase LECRK2 produces the protein MASMSIVFFLLFTSFIGGRAVPKQSSHIALGSSLSPITQPTSWLSPSQKFAFGFYRQGSGFAIGIWLVSGDNTTVVWTAIRDHPPFASNAMLVFTEDGKLLLRTERGQEKLIANATDSASHASMLNSGNFVLYDKDSKIIWQSFYFPTDTILGGQTLFAGYQLFSGLTENDHSTGRFHLKMQDDGNLVLYPVNTGDTPGDAYWNTETFGYGSKFHLYLNKSGSLFIVNGTTLNIVYGLNKDSSTASNQNNAIYRATLDFDGVFRLYSHVYDESGYKVSKLWKALDDPCHVKSFCGFNSFCTMNDDQPYCICLPGTDFVDVNRNSLGCERNFSEAGCRVGTKNASFYDITTMENLMWGDRPYVVSPMSIEECNRSCLEDCDCGAALFKSDSCMKQKLPLRYVRRDMKEGYTALLKVGMRSIKSDNPIMAKTPVIVITSKRAIVQIFLVSLSCTVLSCVALAVSGLFIFKSRVLWYKRLLENGNFGLNEEVTLRLFSYNELKRATNGFKEQLGKGSFGAVYKGALYKGKRLVAVKRLEKLVEEGEREFRAEMRAIGRTHHRNLVRLLGYCAEDSKRLLVYEYMSNGSLADHLFKAQTSPNWNERVRIAQDIARGILYLHEECETSIIHCDIKPQNILMDDFWTAKISDFGLAKFLMADQTRTFTGVRGTRGYLAPEWQKNTPISVKADVYSYGIVLLEIVCCRRNVELHVSNEEEVILSTWIYKCFVDRELHKILRGEEADKTMVENMVKVALWCIQDEPALRPTMKSVVLMLEGITEVSIPPCPATMSE, from the coding sequence ATGGCTTCCATGTCCATTGTTTTCTTTCTGTTGTTCACATCCTTTATAGGTGGGAGAGCTGTACCAAAGCAATCTAGCCATATAGCCTTGGGTTCTTCTCTTTCCCCCATAACTCAACCCACTTCATGGCTTTCCCCTAGTCAAAAATTTGCTTTTGGATTCTATAGGCAAGGCAGTGGCTTTGCTATTGGAATTTGGTTGGTCAGTGGAGACAATACGACAGTAGTGTGGACTGCAATTCGTGATCATCCACCATTCGCCTCGAATGCAATGCTGGTTTTCACTGAAGATGGTAAGCTTCTTTTGAGAACTGAGCGAGGACAAGAGAAACTCATTGCTAATGCAACAGATTCCGCCTCCCATGCCTCCATGCTTAACTCTGGAAATTTTGTGCTTTATGACAAGGATTCCAAGATCATTTGGcaaagtttttattttcctacAGATACCATTTTAGGAGGTCAGACTTTGTTCGCTGGATATCAACTATTCTCTGGTTTAACTGAGAATGACCACTCAACCGGACGGTTTCATCTCAAGATGCAGGATGATGGAAACCTTGTTTTATACCCAGTAAACACTGGAGACACTCCAGGTGATGCTTACTGGAACACAGAGACATTCGGGTATGGTTCAAAGTTTCACCTTTATCTCAATAAATCAGGCAGTCTGTTTATCGTCAACGGCACTACTTTAAACATAGTTTATGGCTTGAATAAGGACTCATCTACGGCGAGCAACCAGAATAATGCAATTTATCGTGCAACTCTTGATTTTGATGGGGTTTTCCGGCTTTATTCTCATGTTTATGATGAAAGTGGCTACAAAGTATCAAAGTTATGGAAAGCACTGGACGATCCATGTCATGTGAAAAGTTTCTGTGGTTTCAACAGCTTTTGTACAATGAATGACGACCAACCATACTGTATATGCCTTCCTGGAACTGATTTTGTAGATGTGAATCGTAATTCTCTTGGCTGTGAGAGAAACTTTTCAGAAGCAGGGTGTAGAGTTGGGACAAAAAATGCATCCTTTTATGACATCACTACCATGGAGAATTTAATGTGGGGAGATCGTCCTTATGTTGTGTCACCAATGTCAATTGAAGAATGCAACCGTTCTTGTTTGGAAGACTGTGATTGTGGGGCGGCACTCTTCAAGAGTGATTCCTGTATGAAACAAAAGCTTCCGCTGAGATATGTTAGAAGAGATATGAAAGAAGGGTATACGGCTCTCTTGAAGGTGGGCATGAGAAGCATTAAAAGTGACAATCCTATTATGGCGAAAACACCTGTGATCGTGATCACAAGCAAAAGAGCAATAGTGCAAATTTTTCTTGTGAGTTTAAGTTGTACTGTATTGTCATGTGTTGCTCTTGCAGTCTCTGgccttttcattttcaaaagtCGAGTTTTATGGTACAAAAGGCTGTTAGAGAATGGAAACTTTGGCCTGAACGAGGAGGTCACGTTGAGATTGTTTTCATATAATGAGCTCAAAAGAGCAACAAATGGCTTCAAAGAACAATTGGGTAAGGGCTCATTTGGAGCAGTTTACAAAGGGGCACTCTACAAAGGTAAAAGACTTGTTGCAGTAAAGAGACTAGAGAAGTTAGTTGAAGAAGGAGAAAGGGAGTTCCGCGCAGAGATGCGAGCAATTGGGAGAACCCACCATAGGAACTTAGTTCGTTTGCTTGGTTATTGTGCCGAGGACTCTAAAAGGCTTCTGGTTTACGAATACATGAGCAATGGCTCCCTTGCCGATCATCTTTTTAAAGCGCAAACGTCTCCAAATTGGAATGAGAGAGTGAGAATTGCACAAGATATTGCAAGAGGGATCCTCTATCTACATGAGGAGTGCGAAACCTCAATTATTCATTGTGATATAAAGCCTCAAAACATATTAATGGATGATTTTTGGACAGCTAAAATCTCTGACTTCGGGCTGGCCAAATTTTTAATGGCAGATCAAACAAGGACCTTCACAGGGGTCAGAGGGACGAGAGGGTACTTAGCACCAGAATGGCAGAAGAACACGCCAATATCAGTCAAGGCAGATGTTTACAGTTATGGAATAGTGCTCTTGGAAATTGTATGTTGTAGAAGAAACGTAGAGCTACATGTATCAAACGAGGAAGAGGTTATTCTTTCTACTTGGATTTACAAATGCTTTGTTGATAGGGAGTTGCACAAGATTTTGAGAGGGGAAGAAGCAGATAAGACCATGGTGGAAAATATGGTTAAGGTGGCACTCTGGTGTATTCAGGATGAACCAGCACTTCGTCCTACAATGAAAAGTGTAGTCTTGATGTTAGAAGGAATTACTGAAGTATCTATTCCTCCATGTCCAGCTACTATGTCCGAGTAA